One genomic segment of Plasmodium vivax chromosome 9, whole genome shotgun sequence includes these proteins:
- a CDS encoding membrane-associated calcum-binding protein, putative (encoded by transcript PVX_091105A) — translation MKRHVYSILVACLVFYLKEDVLVEGADMPMKYADMRALDDLTNLNDEQVNDILGLDIKGAKERISKLFAVIDKNNDKVITEEELTAWSNYVKNEVFLKQVQVEMKQIDADKDGFISLPELNEAFSQNLDAKEVEKHAEGLLKRFQIVDKDKDNKLNINEVGLLIDPMKDEELKELEINEILEHHDVNKDGRISMDEFKQTRTDDPHAKKDDDVALDDFNFFDTNKDGFIDKEEIVKVYFDPSNETGSINLTEVKDTIFEGKPITLDLWNEKALKLAVTSLTDYGDILRYPEDFKLDIGKNVVLPSTRSRAGVDDDLDQDDGASGDKDDGAEDDTTQKTPTPDEL, via the coding sequence ATGAAGAGGCACGTGTACAGCATTTTGGTAGCCTGCCTGGTGTTTTACCTAAAGGAAGATGTGCTGGTGGAGGGCGCGGACATGCCCATGAAGTACGCAGACATGCGGGCACTAGACGACCTAACCAATTTGAACGACGAGCAAGTGAATGACATCCTGGGGTTAGATATAAAAGGAGCCAAGGAAAGAATAAGCAAACTCTTTGCCGTAATtgacaaaaataatgataaggTAATAACAGAAGAAGAGCTAACCGCGTGGTCCAATTATGTGAAGAATGAGGTCTTCCTGAAGCAGGTGCAAGTGGAGATGAAACAAATTGATGCAGATAAGGATGGGTTCATATCGTTACCAGAATTGAATGAGGCATTTTCACAGAACCTAGATGCAAAGGAGGTAGAAAAACACGCAGAGGGGTTACTAAAGAGGTTCCAAATTGTAGACAAGGATAAAGACAATAAGCTAAATATAAACGAAGTGGGGTTGCTAATCGATCCGATGAAGGATGAAGAATTGAAAGAGTtagaaattaatgaaattttgGAACATCATGATGTAAATAAGGATGGCAGAATTTCAATGGACGAGTTTAAACAGACAAGAACGGATGACCCACATGCCAAGAAAGATGATGATGTTGCGCTCGAcgattttaacttttttgatACCAATAAGGATGGCTTTATAGATAAGGAAGAAATTGTTAAGGTGTATTTTGACCCTTCTAATGAAACGGGTTCTATTAACCTGACTGAAGTGAAGGATACCATCTTCGAGGGGAAGCCAATTACTTTAGACCTTTGGAATGAGAAGGCGCTCAAGCTGGCCGTCACCTCTTTGACGGATTACGGAGATATTTTAAGATACCCAGAAGATTTTAAATTGGACATTGGGAAGAATGTCGTGCTTCCTTCTACCAGAAGCAGAGCCGGCGTTGATGACGACTTGGATCAGGACGACGGCGCTTCGGGCGACAAGGACGACGGCGCGGAGGACGACACCACGCAGAAGACCCCGACCCCCGATGAGTTGTAA
- a CDS encoding DnaJ domain containing protein (encoded by transcript PVX_091110A): MKVVNVRKRKKITNMHSVILLVLSFFLSFGRGMDYYKRLGIKRNASKEDISKAYRKLAKEYHPDVAPDKEKDFIEIANAYETLSDPEKRKMYDLYGENYADGAAGGGEGGGPGGPGGFGSGFHFDQDVINEIFRQFAGGKGGGGGNRAGNFHFKFTSSGGGGGGFPNFGHHFEDEYEDIYKNEVLKINSQNYDKVVNDITYCLVINFYSPSCSHCKSFKKKFLRFSKKYDGYLSFSVVNCQEEKSICRKYNVKSLPHIILLKKNKSFETFYGNRTEENLISFIEENIPYVYTDITGQKKLDAFLVKNVETPKVIFFISYNDDIVMLKALSMEFEKRVNIGVIYSSNYNMMQLFNKRNVRTPSILLVEDIDSLSGDLTFLKNFDFNILSLKLSHIVAQNRLKNNLYGHVTSYQELTKKKFESGQCQEKDSQICFLILKLLKQSYHKFDEDIKNVAGKFSKDPLKIMYVNVFEQPHILDSFGLANECRHANCLFLVAFRPKRQKFRLLDGEVNVNSVHKFVEDVVSGGLSINQAVKRGLRFVSAPHYSDEL, translated from the coding sequence ATGAAGGTGGTAAAcgtgaggaagaggaaaaaaattaccaacaTGCACTCCGTAATCCTGCTGGTGCTGTCCTTCTTCTTGTCCTTCGGGAGAGGAATGGACTACTACAAAAGGCTGGGGATTAAGAGGAACGCCAGCAAGGAGGACATCTCCAAGGCTTATAGGAAGCTGGCCAAGGAGTACCACCCAGATGTGGCTCCAGATAAGGAGAAGGATTTCATAGAAATAGCTAATGCGTATGAGACGCTATCCGATccggaaaagaggaaaatgtaTGACTTGTATGGAGAGAACTACGCAGATGGAGCAGCCGGGGGTggggaaggaggagggcCAGGAGGCCCAGGAGGGTTTGGAAGTGGCTTCCACTTTGACCAGGAtgttataaatgaaatatttagaCAATTCgcaggaggaaaaggagggggaggaggcaaTCGTGCAGGTAACTTCCATTTCAAGTTTACCTCCtcaggagggggaggaggagggtTCCCCAATTTTGGTCACCACTTTGAGGATGAATATGAagatatatacaaaaatgaagtgttaaaaataaattcgcAAAATTATGACAAGGTAGTAAATGACATCACATACTGTTtggtaataaatttttactctCCATCATGTTCCCACTGTAAatctttcaaaaaaaagtttttaagattttcaaaaaaatatgatgggTACTTATCCTTCTCTGTAGTTAACTGtcaagaggaaaaaagcatCTGCAGAAAGTACAATGTGAAGTCCCTTCCCCACATCAtcttgttaaaaaaaaataaatcttttGAAACATTTTATGGAAACAGAAcggaagaaaatttaataagTTTTATTGAGGAGAATATACCCTATGTATATACAGATATAACtgggcagaaaaaattggACGCTTTTTTGGTGAAGAATGTAGAAACGCCGAAGGTGATTTTCTTCATCTCGTATAATGATGACATCGTCATGTTGAAGGCACTCTCTATGGAATTTGAAAAGAGAGTAAACATAGGGGTCATTTACAGCTCCAATTATAATATGAtgcaactttttaataaaagaaatgtgAGGactccttccattttgcttgtAGAAGATATTGATAGTCTCTCTGGGGATTTGActtttctaaaaaattttgactTTAACATATTGTCCCTCAAATTGAGTCATATCGTAGCCCAGAATCGGCTGAAAAATAACTTGTATGGGCATGTAACTTCCTACCAGGAGCTGACTAAGAAAAAGTTTGAGTCTGGTCAGTGCCAGGAGAAAGACTCACAGATTtgcttcctcattttgaagCTACTGAAACAAAGTTACCACAAATTCGATGAggatattaaaaatgtggcGGGCAAGTTTTCCAAAGACCCTCTCAAGATCATGTATGTGAATGTGTTTGAGCAGCCGCACATTTTGGACTCCTTCGGGCTGGCCAATGAGTGCAGACACGCCAACTGCCTCTTCCTCGTCGCCTTCAGGCCCAAGCGGCAGAAGTTCCGGCTGCTCGACGGCGAGGTCAACGTCAACAGCGTGCACAAGTTCGTGGAGGACGTGGTCAGCGGCGGGCTCTCCATCAACCAGGCCGTCAAGCGCGGCCTCCGCTTCGTCAGCGCGCCGCACTACTCGGACGAGCTGTGA
- a CDS encoding hypothetical protein, conserved (encoded by transcript PVX_091115A), with protein sequence MAPPGREQQYKELRSEILNDLIREREKYMYSQIDPFYSADNGGDDEFRAIQMSNNKCIRDEQKIYKCLKDMNASTSGFVNSYSRCCRYLQRYENCVHKIRV encoded by the exons ATGGCACCACCGGGGAGAG AACAGCAATACAAGGAGCTACGCAGCGAGATCCTCAATGACCTAATTCGGGAGCgcgaaaaatatatgtattcgCAGATCGACCCATTTTACTCTGCAGACAATGGAGGAGATGACGAGTTCAGGGCGATCCAAATGAGTAACAACAAATGCATTCGGGATGAacagaaaatatataaatgcctAAAAGACATGAATGCGTCCACGTCGGGCTTCGTTAACTCCTACTCCAGGTGCTGCAGATATTTGCAAAGATACGAAAATTGCGTACATAAAATACGCGTATGA
- a CDS encoding hypothetical protein, conserved (encoded by transcript PVX_091120A): MEDDFHVDEDYIRQLSEKYKNAEHPLFMDELPANIEENEDLHALYNLMIDDEDELSLAKNFKQVGNDYYKDGAKYFEDAIISYTKGIDILTKYWEDKNLEKRKAERGKLTSDSSSYPPERTKGNEQNMGSKRISNGMGATNGETTAGEEEAAKSEVKEDSSDGKGAQISLPNGLQSGDNHRDDEIRGVLADLHCNRAIVHYKKKRYVECLCDCRKAYAFNQTKFKSVYYSILCCYHLELYKDAHMYVNRFEDMTKSIDLKNHINLNEYEKMKEIIFKKYDDILKKKKIDQNEKRKAEENEKNVANLVQDILHKRNIQMVENVYQQASSVPPVLYVDTSMYIHLTVFLLYFEWGVIETIVDFAENQSIMDHYDIVKKNKKNHLLFCYIEFPDDVFFMFHSNSYICDVLNKAKLFSPILSVHIIENEEANRQFRNGKTVKSIPL; this comes from the coding sequence ATGGAGGACGACTTCCACGTGGACGAGGACTACATCAGGCAGCTGTCGGAGAAGTACAAAAACGCCGAGCACCCCCTCTTCATGGACGAGCTGCCGGCCAACAtcgaagaaaatgaagaccTGCATGCGCTCTACAATTTAATGATCGACGATGAAGACGAACTGAGTTTGgccaaaaattttaaacaagtCGGAAACGACTACTACAAGGATGGAGCCAAATATTTTGAGGATGCCATAATCAGCTACACCAAGGGCATAGATATACTGACGAAGTATTGGGAGGATAAAAATTTGGAGAAGCGCAAGGCAGAGAGGGGTAAACTGACAAGTGACAGCAGCAGTTACCCCCCCGAGAGGACCAAAGGTAATGAGCAAAATATGGGCTCCAAACGGATTAGCAACGGGATGGGTgccacaaatggggagaccaccgcgggggaggaggaggcagcCAAATCTGAAGTTAAGGAAGACTCTTCTGATGGGAAGGGCGCACAGATAAGCCTACCAAATGGGTTGCAAAGTGGAGATAACCACCGTGATGACGAAATAAGGGGCGTCCTGGCCGACCTGCACTGCAACCGCGCAATCGTCCACTACAAAAAGAAGCGCTACGTGGAGTGCCTGTGCGACTGCCGAAAGGCCTACGCCTTCAACCAGACAAAATTCAAGAGCGTATACTACAGCATCCTGTGCTGTTACCACTTGGAACTATATAAAGATGCCCACATGTATGTTAACCGATTTGAAGACATGACCAAATCGATTGATCTGAAAAACCATATCAATTTGAATGAGTACGAAAAGATGAAggaaatcatttttaaaaaatacgacgacattttaaaaaaaaaaaaaatagatcaaaatgaaaaaagaaaagcggaggaaaacgaaaaaaacgtTGCCAATCTTGTCCAAgacattttacataaaagGAACATACAAATGGTTGAAAATGTATACCAGCAAGCGAGTAGTGTCCCCCCTGTGCTCTACGTAGATACCTCCATGTACATTCACCTTACCGTTTTCTTGCTATATTTCGAATGGGGAGTCATCGAAACGATCGTCGACTTTGCGGAGAATCAGTCCATCATGGACCACTACGATATTgtaaagaagaacaaaaagaatcatctccttttttgctataTTGAATTCCCCgatgatgtttttttcatgtttcaCAGCAACTCCTACATTTGTGACGTGCTCAACAAGGCCAAATTGTTCTCCCCCATTCTGTCCGTACACATCATCGAGAATGAGGAGGCCAACCGACAATTCAGGAATGGAAAAACGGTTAAGTCCATTCCGCTGTGA
- a CDS encoding hypothetical protein, conserved (encoded by transcript PVX_091135A), which yields MDGKFIDVEAKSLYNVIETFERKIINLSFINEEVHLDEWWQADVAASCLAKCFYLPRVGELYIYLCTYGLAKLLPPLALSQVLEKLNEQELSSLPEEFFTYFKDIIKLNKLYEHTEVIKCEEGMEVEGGKLDGEGEDELGVHREHQELADKIKKYCFSLCKIFKQNENLTTILNSLSEKKNHDFFKFLGIVKDLKEIFLVKFQTTAEEHRKRIQSLEELKEEEQNTQNEEKQLNDELELVRKKSHDELKDLQQILITKKNELNNLKKSSEESIKKLLDQMPVNNLTEDLENINALLEKTKNVYDDQIRTYQDLEVNLVKKNVLIEQDIQNYINSIDAEIDEMDQEIQLWENKLRENKIIDKDLDATMLKKKVEVEEKKFLKELTDKRRNIIMKRENEDNEAATIIQAYIRAPPVSRSACSEPLPPQPAKMNDVDIEDYHSNILQELSAVEEEGEISLCIFLNDLIDIDIESNFQFSYQVVSRVMQICVNSLNSNLITLADACMHFIRYSISRCLKLEEEIDRSFFDSINTIVKICLNRRYLLESRALLFQRAFLSLIIELDNSLPNFMILWKGYKTEMCTFVTSLLHLISSQLTLLNGILKEFRQDEKITCSRHMQVGCSRIKVVEVAFNLVLKMFKEFRQFEQFEQFREPEQFREPEQFREPEQFRESQQFREPQQFGEIPSSSSLTEYVNLIVGTYDHIPDVEIKKKILSLCRCLHSSSCEGSGTHLASLPGVTSLLNRKRNNYLALTKEKDISMSYLRSCSYIYVSESHLFISTFGATAGEGPSGMSGMSGMSGTSGISGISGTSGISKPITLTNQGDAPTHQRDGASPTSPKDKVVLTPNGFRGCLLLNLFYAYFYNTQNKLLIVLCYDQVRVRKDPRGKMLIFRCSRMDALEICVKFRSESIKNKMFDVIEEVISIDSNECDSGEEVKDKTEGVKDQSKEAKNPLEETSLREGAPHETKLKGESNGASSSSSEDSDSRTICVNGEEIIEEEKLERRKVSFASMKEICLMDYRTSMGTKTLLLDESINEMDTHDDEGVSSLTDEEGKEVPTAPGEATSCASVGKASALGGLHGEEMSTSHADGVGEADTVCEACGVIESFGVIEAGDALDPEGGDSGESHGGMPTKVSYATTKDLEHEESVGGEAAILQDDELFGENPLLSVLSQSRGNLGERGELPNGQQIHQMKHTRRVKEAGGCEDPLNELLTLSGKNNLCEQVCMGERSQGGEDGDVGEVDVGSHPGNANEQTCRSVHPIYFADDGTKLLLSEPATRLEEGKEDSRGKNRSGGRYFPQRSYSQGDIPKGKQKQRGENCPPYGIKEFKIKNGIEEDVGEKRDRGCDALEGLLTADQWRGTSNRSGHSILKSPPKSVKELLNHDAKEKHTDEQIGSSTKPQVNGTAGGRQRGDLQRQRHLRRVDHREVRSQEEGDRARQRGEEEGTQNGSGLNRGEGRNYRADDPVILDERDTPVAACRRRRNHDEGETGEYSEVVNIEGEDEASNEMISSDYLAEGEMGGSYRGGSCGEAIYRSGSCREAGERSSPAVKGTQHIDKPSSSCKSKKRIATNEANPANETVRSMNDYAAKSSHPDSPYPVKKTKYNYHDPKLLNLLKSEENLDKLSAKYLIKAYTIIQYNRRNTHIQIAECFRSVRKEITISFERINSKYRAWLKELQLKFDGRLERIVSRHSYMLLLNKRRTRQINMDALPTPIDLQTISTKMNTLQDTLNIVQRAMADKMKNLQILMAYKESDVYTSSLSLNTLLSRGSTQRPRE from the exons aTGGACGGCAAGTTCATCGACGTAGAGGCGAAAAGCCTCTACAACGTCATCGAGACGTTCGAAAGGAAGATTATAAATTTGTCTTTCATAAATGAGGAGGTACACCTGGATGAGTGGTGGCAAGCAGATGTGGCCGCATCATGTTTGGccaaatgtttttatttgccaAGGGTGGGTGAGTTATATATCTATTTATGTACGTATGGGTTAGCCAaacttcttcccccacttGCCCTTTCGCAGGTGCTGGAAAAACTGAACGAGCAGGAGTTGTCCAGCCTACCCGAGGAATTCTTCACCTACTTTAAGGACATAATAAAGCTGAATAAATTGTATGAGCACACGGAGGTgataaaatgtgaagaggggATGGAGGTGGAGGGTGGCAAACTAGATGGCGAGGGAGAGGACGAGCTTGGCGTGCACAGGGAGCACCAAGAGTTGGcggacaaaattaaaaagtactGTTTCAGcttgtgcaaaatttttaagcaaaatgaaaacttGACGACCATCCTTAATTCGCtaagtgaaaaaaagaaccacgacttttttaagtttttggGCATCGTGAAGGATTTGAAG GAGATCTTCCTGGTGAAGTTCCAAACGACAGCCGAGGAGCACCGGAAGCGCATCCAAAGCTTGGAAGAGctaaaggaggaggaacaaaacacacaaaacgaGGAGAAGCAACTAAATGACGAGTTAGAACTggttaggaaaaaaagtcACGACGAACTGAAAGATCTCCAACAGATACTGATCACCAAAAAGAATGAGctgaacaatttgaagaagtccTCCGAGGAAAGCATAAAGAAGCTGCTCGATCAGATGCCCGTAAATAACCTCACAGAGGACTTGGAAAATATCAACGCCTTGCTCGAAAAGACGAAGAATGTGTATGATGACCAGATTAGGACATACCAAGATTTGGAGGTCAActtggtgaaaaaaaacgtgctGATAGAGCAAGACATTCAGAATTATATCAACTCGATAGACGCGGAGATTGACGAGATGGATCAGG AAATCCAACTTTGGGAGAACAAACTGAGAGAGAACAAAATTATCGACAAAGACCTGGACGCCACgatgctgaagaagaaggtggaagtggaggagaaaaaatttttgaaagaaCTGACAGACAAGAGACGCAACATCATTATGAAGAGGGAAAATGAAGACAACGAAGCGGCCACGATTATTCAGGCGTACATCAGGGCG CCACCGGTCAGCCGCTCTGCCTGCAGTgaaccgcttcccccccaaccTGCCAAAATGAACGACGTGGACATAGAGGACTACCACAGCAACATCCTCCAAGAGCTGAGCGccgtggaggaggagggggaaatatCTTTGTGTATATTTCTGAACGATTTAATAGACATAGACATCGAATCGAATTTTCAGTTCAGCTACCAAGTAGTGAGTCGGGTGATGCAAATATGTGTAAACTCTCTAAACAGCAATTTGATCACTTTGGCAGATGCATGCATGCACTTTATCCGCTACAGCATCAGTAGGTGCCTAAAActggaggaagaaattgaTCGATCCTTCTTCGACAGCATCAACACGATCGTAAAAATATGTCTTAACAGGAGGTACCTTTTGGAAAGCAGAGCTCTGTTGTTTCAAAGAGCCTTCCTTTCTCTCATCATCGAATTGGATAATAGCTTGCCAAATTTTATGATCCTATGGAAAGGCTACAAAACGGAGATGTGCACATTCGTCACCTCCCTACTGCATCTCATTTCCTCCCAATTGACTCTCCTAAATggtattttaaaagaatttaggcaagatgaaaaaataacttgTAGCAGGCACATGCAGGTGGGGTGCTCCAGGATCAAAGTCGTCGAAGTTGCCTTCAACTTggtgttaaaaatgttcaaagAGTTTAGGCAGTTCGAGCAGTTCGAGCAGTTTAGAGAGCCCGAGCAGTTTAGAGAGCCCGAGCAGTTTAGAGAGCCCGAGCAGTTTAGAGAGTCCCAACAGTTTAGAGAGCCCCAACAGTTCGGAGAGATCCCCTCCAGTTCCTCTCTCACCGAGTACGTCAACTTAATTGTGGGCACTTACGATCACATCCCAGACGTGGAGATTAAGAAGAAGATTTTATCCCTCTGTAGATGTTTGCATAGCAGCAGCTGCGAGGGGAGCGGCACCCACTTGGCGTCCCTCCCAGGAGTGACCAGCTTGCTAAACAGGAAGAGGAACAACTATTTGGCGCTAACCAAGGAGAAGGACATAAGCATGAGTTACCTGCGCAGCTGCTCCTACATCTACGTCTCCGAGAGTCACCTGTTCATCAGCACGTTTGGTGCCAcagcgggggaggggccaaGCGGGATGAGCGGGATGAGCGGGATGAGCGGTACAAGCGGGATAAGCGGGATAAGCGGTACAAGTGGGATAAGCAAACCGATTACCCTCACCAACCAGGGGGACGCCCCCACCCATCAGAGAGACGGCGCCTCCCCCACCAGCCCGAAGGACAAAGTCGTGTTGACTCCCAACGGGTTCAGGGGATGTCTGCTGCTGAACCTTTTCTACGCCTACTTTTACAACACCCAAAATAAGTTGCTCATCGTTCTGTGCTACGACCAAGTGAGGGTGCGCAAGGACCCCCGGGGGAAGATGCTCATTTTTCGTTGCTCGCGGATGGACGCGCTGG AGATCTGCGTCAAGTTCCGTTCGGAGTCGATTAAGAATAAAATGTTCGACGTGATTGAGGAGGTCATTTCGATTGATAGTAACGAATGTGACAGCGGTGAGGAGGTGAAGGATAAGACGGAGGGGGTGAAGGACCAGTCGAAGGAGGCGAAGAACCCGCTGGAGGAGACCTCCCTTCGGGAAGGGGCTCCGCACGAGACAAAGCTGAAAGGTGAAAGCAACGGTGCGAGTAGCTCCTCCTCCGAAGACTCAGACAGTCGCACCATCTGTGTCAATGGGGAAGAAATaattgaagaagaaaaattggaaaggaGGAAGGTGAGCTTTGCCTCGATGAAGGAGATATGCCTAATGGATTATCGCACGTCCATGGGAACGAAAACGTTACTTTTGGATGAGTCTATAAATGAGATGGACACACATGACGACGAGGGGGTCTCCAGTTTGACGGATGAAGAGGGAAAGGAGGTTCCGACTGCTCCGGGGGAAGCGACTAGTTGTGCAAGCGTCGGTAAGGCCAGCGCATTAGGAGGGTTGCACGGCGAGGAGATGAGCACGAGCCACGCAGATGGGGTGGGCGAAGCAGATACGGTATGCGAAGCATGCGGGGTGATCGAATCATTTGGGGTGATCGAGGCAGGTGACGCTCTTGACCCCGAGGGGGGAGACAGCGGCGAGTCGCACGGAGGAATGCCCACAAAGGTGAGCTACGCAACGACGAAGGATTTGGAGCACGAGGAGAGTGTAGGAGGGGAGGCGGCTATTCTTCAAGATGACGAATTGTTTGGGGAGAACCCACTCCTCAGTGTACTCTCACAGAGCAGGGGAAACCTCGGCGAACGGGGCGAACTTCCAAATGGCCAACAGATACACCAAATGAAACACACCAGAAGGGTAAAAGAAGCAGGGGGATGTGAGGACCCTCTGAACGAGCTCCTCACTCTGTCGGGTAAGAACAATCTGTGTGAGCAAGTATGCATGGGGGAAAGAAGCCAAGGAGGGGAGGATGGTGATGTTGGCGAGGTAGATGTGGGGAGCCACCCAGGAAATGCAAATGAGCAAACTTGTAGAAGTGTACACCCCATTTATTTCGCAGATGATGGGACGAAGCTGCTACTCAGTGAGCCTGCCACCAGATTGGAAGAAGGGAAGGAAGATTCAAGAGGGAAAAACAGATCGGGTGGTAGATACTTCCCGCAGAGGAGCTACAGCCAAGGTGACATCCccaaggggaagcaaaaacaaaggggagaaaattGCCCTCCTTACGGTATAAAAGAGTTTAAGATTAAAAATGGTATTGAGGAAGATGTGGGAGAGAAAAGAGATCGTGGGTGTGATGCTTTAGAAGGTTTGCTGACGGCTGATCAGTGGAGAGGAACCAGCAATAGGAGTGGCCACAGCATCCTCAAGTCGCCCCCGAAAAGTGTTAAAGAGCTACTAAACCATGACGCGAAAGAGAAGCACACTGATGAGCAGATAGGAAGCTCGACAAAGCCACAGGTGAACGGCACAGCTGGGGGGAGGCAGCGGGGCGACCTGCAAAGGCAAAGGCACTTGCGCCGCGTTGATCACAGAGAGGTGCGCAGTCAGGAAGAGGGGGACAGGGCCagacaaaggggggaggaagaagggacTCAGAATGGAAGCGGTCTCAATAGAGGGGAAGGACGAAACTATCGAGCGGACGACCCCGTAATTTTGGACGAAAGGGACACCCCGGTGGCAGCCTgccgaaggagaagaaaccACGACGAGGGCGAGACGGGGGAATACTCCGAAGTGGTGAACATCGAGGGGGAGGACGAAGCGAGCAACGAAATGATCTCAAGTGACTACCTGGCGGAGGGGGAGATGGGCGGTAGTTACAGGGGCGGCAGTTGTGGAGAGGCCATTTACAGAAGCGGCAGTTGTAGGGAGGCCGGGGAGAGGAGTTCCCCCGCCGTGAAAGGAACACAACACATAGACAAACCCAGCTCAAGctgcaaaagtaaaaaaagaatcgcAACGAATGAAGCCAACCCAGCGAACGAAACAGTCCGCAGCATGAACGATTACGCAGCAAAAAGTAGCCACCCCGATTCGCCTTACCCTGtgaagaaaacgaaatatAATTACCATGACCCAAAACTTTTAAATTTGctaaaaagtgaagaaaatttGGACAAATTAAGTGCTAAATATTTGATTAAGGCTTATACAATAATTCAGTACAACCGCAGGAACACACACATACAAATAGCTGAGTGTTTCCGGAGCGTGCGGAAGGAAATTACAATCTCGTTTGAGCGCATTAACAGCAAGTACAGGGCTTGGTTGAAAGAACTGCAACTGAAGTTTGATGGGAGACTTGAGCGGATTGTTTCGAGGCACTCCTACATGCTCCTACTTAATAAGAGGAGGACTCGACAAATTAATATGGACGCACTGCCCACGCCCATAGATCTCCAAACCATTTCCACCAAAATGAACACCCTGCAGGATACGCTCAACATAGTGCAAAGAGCTATGGCGGATAAGATGAAAAATCTGCAAATTTTGATGGCCTACAAGGAGAGCGACGTCTACACCTCGTCCCTTTCGTTGAACACCCTCCTGTCCCGCGGCTCCACGCAGCGCCCGCGGgagtga